Proteins co-encoded in one Gemmatimonadota bacterium genomic window:
- a CDS encoding P-II family nitrogen regulator produces MKLITAVIQPHKLDDVRAALGDIGIQGMTVTEARGFGRQRGHREVYRGAEYIVDFLPKVKLEIAVNDDETDRAIDAIENAAKTGNVGDGKIFVTDLGQAVRIRTGETGPDAL; encoded by the coding sequence ATGAAACTCATCACAGCAGTCATCCAGCCCCACAAGCTGGACGATGTGCGCGCAGCACTCGGCGACATCGGCATCCAGGGCATGACCGTCACCGAAGCGCGCGGCTTTGGACGCCAGAGAGGACACAGAGAAGTCTATCGCGGTGCCGAATACATCGTCGATTTTCTGCCCAAAGTCAAGCTGGAGATCGCCGTCAATGACGATGAGACTGATCGCGCCATTGACGCGATAGAGAATGCGGCCAAAACCGGCAATGTAGGTGATGGGAAGATCTTTGTCACAGACTTAGGACAAGCTGTTCGCATTCGAACGGGCGAAACCGGACCCGATGCGCTGTAA